One Globicephala melas chromosome 6, mGloMel1.2, whole genome shotgun sequence genomic window carries:
- the RPS6 gene encoding small ribosomal subunit protein eS6 yields MKLNISFPATGCQKLIEVDDERKLRTFYEKRMATEVAADALGEEWKGYVVRISGGNDKQGFPMKQGVLTHGRVRLLLSKGHSCYRPRRTGERKRKSVRGCIVDANLSVLNLVIVKKGEKDIPGLTDTTVPRRLGPKRASRIRKLFNLSKEDDVRQYVVRKPLNKEGKKPRTKAPKIQRLVTPRVLQHKRRRIALKKQRTKKNKEEAAEYAKLLAKRMKEAKEKRQEQIAKRRRLSSLRASTSKSESSQK; encoded by the exons ATGAAG CTGAACATCTCTTTCCCGGCCACTGGCTGCCAGAAACTCATTGAAGTGGACGATGAACGAAAACTTCGAACCTTTTATGAGAAGCGTATGGCCACAGAAGTTGCTGCTGACGCTCTGGGTGAAGAATGGAAG GGTTATGTGGTCCGAATCAGTGGTGGGAACGACAAACAGGGTTTCCCCATGAAGCAGGGTGTCTTGACCCATGGCCGAGTCCGCCTGCTACTGAGTAAGGGGCATTCCTGTTACAGACCAAGGAGGACTGGAGAAAGAAAGCGCAAATCTGTACGGGGCTGCATTGTGGATGCCAATCTGAGCGTTCTCAATTTGGTCATTGTAAAAAAAG ggGAGAAGGATATTCCTGGACTCACTGATACTACTGTGCCTCGTCGCCTGGGGCCCAAAAGAGCTAGCAGAATCCGCAAACTTTTCAATCTCTCTAAAGAAGATGATGTCCGCCAGTATGTTGTGAGAAAGCCCCTAAACAAAGAAG GTAAGAAACCTAGGACCAAAGCACCCAAGATTCAGCGTCTTGTTACTCCACGTGTTCTGCAACACAAACGTCGGCGAATTGCTCTGAAGAAACAGCGtactaagaaaaataaggaagaggCTGCAGAATATGCTAAACTTTTGGCCAAGAGAATGAAG gaGGCCAAAGAAAAACGCCAGGAACAGATTGCCAAGAGACGGAGGCTGTCCTCTCTAAGAGCTTCTACTTCTAAGTCTGAGTCCAGTCAAAAATGA